The following are encoded together in the Planctobacterium marinum genome:
- a CDS encoding glycoside hydrolase family 3 N-terminal domain-containing protein, producing the protein MQTNSNTTEDIKQRVENLLGQMTLEEKVGQLNQLSGAEGHIPEHLRVAIQQGKAGSVINENHPETVNQLQHIAINESRLGIPLLIGRDVIHGFKTIFPIPLGQAASWSPEVVKKGAQIAATEAKVTGINWTFAPMIDISRDPRWGRIAESLGEDPYLCAELGKAMVSGFQGDNFSQPFAIAACAKHFCGYGAAESGRDYCTTNIPENELRNVYLEPFKAASEANVATIMTSFSDLDGIPASGNRWLLDEVLHQEWDFQGFVASDWESISQLTIHGLCEDSYACAETAFDAGVAMEMVSTTYRDHLAGIVANSKTHEDKLDDMVRRILTLKFRLGLFDSPPVEAHAYLEELPQAHLNTAKDAAIQSCVLLKNDNKTLPLCAEQTNTLTLIGPLADDGYEQLGTWIFDGEEKHSTTILQGIYSEFDGTVHYHRAMDTSRSHQINELENIKRDISQSDAVVLVLGEEAILSGEAHCRAELNLPGCQEELIKELVSCGKSLILVILAGRPLTLGSVIPDVDALLFCWHPGTMAGPAIADLLFGKANPSGKLPVSFPRKVGQIPIYYSQKTSGKPVTEDNFVHLDDIPVRAAQTSLGMAASHLDTHFTPQFPFGFGLSYSQFNYHSMSLSDSELNTGKTLEARVQIHNDSDVAGFEIVQLYIQDLFGSITRPPKELKGFQKVYFAAGESKTVSFVIHHEMLAFYGKDKIKRAEPGEFKVWIGADSTSGSGASFRLVS; encoded by the coding sequence ATGCAAACTAATAGCAATACAACAGAAGATATAAAACAGCGAGTGGAGAATCTTCTCGGCCAAATGACCCTTGAGGAAAAAGTCGGTCAATTGAATCAATTATCAGGCGCTGAAGGACATATTCCCGAGCATTTAAGAGTCGCTATTCAACAAGGTAAGGCAGGCTCTGTGATTAATGAAAATCACCCGGAAACGGTGAATCAACTGCAGCATATTGCTATCAATGAAAGTCGATTGGGTATTCCGTTATTAATTGGACGGGATGTCATTCACGGTTTTAAAACCATTTTCCCAATACCGCTAGGCCAGGCTGCAAGCTGGTCGCCTGAGGTTGTCAAAAAAGGCGCGCAAATAGCAGCAACCGAAGCTAAGGTCACCGGCATAAACTGGACCTTTGCCCCTATGATAGACATTAGCAGAGATCCCCGCTGGGGACGCATTGCCGAGAGCCTCGGAGAAGATCCCTACTTATGCGCCGAACTGGGTAAAGCAATGGTGTCAGGATTTCAGGGCGATAACTTTAGCCAACCTTTTGCGATTGCGGCATGCGCCAAGCACTTCTGCGGTTATGGCGCAGCAGAGAGTGGACGCGATTACTGCACCACCAACATTCCAGAAAATGAATTGCGCAACGTTTACCTGGAGCCTTTTAAGGCTGCATCCGAGGCCAACGTTGCCACAATAATGACGTCTTTTAGTGACCTTGACGGCATTCCTGCATCGGGGAATCGCTGGTTACTGGACGAAGTATTGCATCAAGAGTGGGATTTTCAGGGGTTTGTTGCCAGTGATTGGGAGTCCATCTCGCAACTCACCATACATGGTCTATGTGAGGACAGTTATGCCTGCGCGGAAACCGCATTCGACGCCGGTGTTGCAATGGAAATGGTCAGCACAACCTATCGCGACCACCTGGCAGGCATAGTTGCTAATTCCAAAACCCACGAAGATAAACTGGATGATATGGTGCGGCGTATACTGACTTTGAAGTTTCGCCTGGGTCTGTTTGACAGCCCCCCTGTCGAGGCGCATGCCTATCTAGAGGAACTACCACAAGCGCATCTCAATACTGCCAAAGACGCCGCGATTCAGAGCTGTGTTTTGCTCAAAAACGACAATAAAACCTTACCTCTGTGTGCAGAACAAACCAATACGTTAACCTTAATTGGCCCCCTTGCCGACGATGGATATGAGCAGTTGGGTACATGGATCTTTGATGGCGAAGAAAAACACTCCACGACGATTTTACAGGGAATTTACAGCGAATTTGATGGCACCGTACATTATCACCGTGCCATGGATACCTCCCGCAGCCACCAGATAAATGAGCTGGAAAACATTAAACGGGATATCAGCCAAAGCGATGCCGTGGTTTTAGTTTTGGGTGAAGAAGCGATTCTGTCAGGTGAGGCTCATTGCCGTGCCGAACTGAATTTACCCGGTTGCCAGGAAGAGCTTATTAAGGAACTAGTCAGTTGCGGTAAGTCATTAATTCTGGTGATTCTGGCAGGACGCCCGCTGACGCTTGGTTCGGTTATTCCTGATGTCGACGCGCTGTTATTCTGTTGGCATCCCGGCACTATGGCAGGTCCCGCGATTGCGGATTTACTGTTCGGTAAAGCCAACCCAAGTGGCAAATTGCCAGTTAGCTTCCCCCGCAAGGTAGGTCAGATCCCTATTTATTACAGTCAAAAAACCTCCGGTAAACCAGTGACCGAAGATAATTTTGTGCACCTGGATGATATCCCGGTAAGGGCTGCACAAACCTCACTTGGTATGGCCGCATCGCACCTGGATACCCACTTTACGCCGCAATTTCCTTTCGGTTTTGGGTTGTCCTACAGTCAGTTTAATTACCACTCAATGAGTCTTTCTGATTCGGAACTTAATACCGGAAAAACACTCGAAGCTAGGGTGCAAATACACAACGACAGCGATGTTGCTGGCTTTGAAATCGTACAGCTTTATATTCAGGATTTATTTGGCAGCATTACCCGCCCACCAAAAGAATTGAAAGGTTTTCAAAAAGTGTATTTTGCGGCGGGTGAGAGTAAAACTGTCAGCTTCGTCATCCACCATGAAATGCTGGCATTTTATGGCAAAGATAAGATAAAACGCGCAGAACCCGGCGAGTTTAAAGTCTGGATTGGTGCGGATTCCACCAGTGGTAGTGGAGCCAGCTTCAGGCTGGTTTCCTGA
- a CDS encoding glycoside hydrolase family 3 protein, which translates to MTTKPITDRVKNKAAEILSRMSLAQKIGQMTQADRMTCTPDDVYQYSLGSVLSSAGSCPEDNSPAGWLAMCDSYWSASMQPRGDLPRIPIIYGVDAIHGHNNALGATLFPHNIGMGCTRNPDLIKSIHTVTRHEVQSCGIDWVFGPNLAVASNLHWGRTYESFSEDHELVSLFGKYATEGLQNSFHMDSVIACGKHWLGDGGTAGGIDQGDTRMSQQELQQIHAAPYAAAIESGLLTIMASFSSWNGFKCHAHQFLLTELLKKQMGFDGFVVSDMQGIEYVNDDFYLAIGECVNAGIDMFMVPENWMLFLEHLRNHVEMGTVPLSRINEAVKRILCVKLAAGIFDKPSPKHRLWAANKHFAAQEHKALARQAVQESLVLLKNEHSALPLHKEANILVCGKNAHNLGHQCGGFTLNWQGVSGNDEIVGDSIWDGIKHYSGNAVLDKATTGNIPDTEVSLDTSEFDIAVVVIGETPYAEGMGDIGISEQDITTMGNQINGFINVRESNGANLDIAELYPDDVALVDYLHSRNIPIVTVLVSGRPMVAREVIAKSDAFIAAWLPGSEGKGVADVLFGESDFTGKLSFSWPELRNTSKPLQEVAAEEALYKTVFSPGYGLNYRETLPGKKAI; encoded by the coding sequence ATGACGACAAAGCCAATTACTGACAGGGTGAAGAACAAAGCCGCGGAAATTCTTTCGAGAATGAGTCTCGCGCAAAAAATTGGCCAGATGACGCAAGCCGACAGAATGACCTGTACGCCAGATGACGTTTACCAGTACAGTTTAGGCTCGGTGCTCAGTAGTGCTGGTTCGTGCCCGGAAGATAACTCCCCTGCAGGTTGGCTGGCCATGTGTGACAGCTATTGGAGTGCATCAATGCAACCTCGAGGAGACTTGCCGCGGATCCCGATAATCTATGGTGTAGATGCGATTCATGGCCATAACAACGCACTCGGCGCGACACTTTTTCCCCATAATATTGGCATGGGATGCACGCGCAATCCTGACCTCATAAAATCTATTCATACCGTCACCCGACATGAGGTGCAGTCCTGCGGTATAGATTGGGTGTTTGGCCCAAACCTCGCGGTGGCCAGCAATCTGCATTGGGGCAGAACCTATGAAAGTTTTTCTGAGGATCATGAATTAGTCAGCTTGTTTGGCAAATATGCGACAGAAGGCTTACAGAATAGCTTTCACATGGACTCTGTTATTGCTTGTGGAAAACATTGGCTTGGTGATGGTGGAACCGCAGGCGGTATCGACCAAGGGGATACCAGGATGTCACAGCAAGAACTGCAGCAAATCCACGCAGCACCCTACGCCGCTGCGATCGAATCAGGCCTCCTCACTATCATGGCTTCTTTCAGTAGCTGGAATGGCTTTAAGTGCCATGCCCATCAATTCCTGCTAACAGAACTACTCAAAAAACAAATGGGCTTTGATGGCTTTGTGGTATCCGACATGCAAGGCATTGAATACGTCAACGATGATTTTTACCTGGCAATTGGTGAATGTGTTAATGCCGGTATCGATATGTTTATGGTGCCTGAAAACTGGATGTTATTTCTGGAGCACTTGCGCAATCACGTGGAAATGGGCACGGTTCCACTCAGCAGAATAAACGAAGCGGTGAAGCGCATTTTGTGTGTCAAACTTGCCGCCGGCATTTTTGACAAACCCAGTCCCAAACATCGCCTCTGGGCAGCCAACAAACATTTTGCCGCCCAAGAGCACAAAGCACTGGCCAGACAGGCGGTACAAGAATCACTGGTTCTGCTGAAGAACGAACACAGTGCCCTGCCACTTCACAAAGAGGCTAACATTCTGGTTTGCGGTAAAAATGCTCATAACCTGGGTCATCAATGTGGTGGTTTTACCCTGAATTGGCAGGGCGTGTCGGGCAACGATGAAATCGTCGGAGATTCAATTTGGGATGGCATAAAACACTATAGTGGCAACGCGGTATTAGATAAAGCTACGACGGGTAATATTCCTGATACTGAGGTGAGTTTAGACACAAGTGAATTCGATATCGCCGTTGTAGTTATCGGCGAAACCCCGTACGCAGAGGGTATGGGCGATATTGGTATTTCAGAGCAAGACATCACCACCATGGGCAATCAGATAAACGGCTTTATCAATGTGCGGGAAAGTAACGGTGCAAACCTTGATATAGCCGAACTCTATCCCGATGACGTTGCTTTAGTTGACTACCTGCACTCCCGCAATATTCCCATAGTCACTGTTTTGGTATCAGGTAGACCCATGGTAGCCCGCGAAGTAATCGCCAAATCTGATGCTTTTATCGCGGCCTGGTTACCAGGCTCTGAGGGCAAAGGTGTAGCCGACGTTTTGTTTGGCGAGTCCGATTTCACCGGCAAGTTATCATTTTCTTGGCCTGAGCTCAGAAACACCAGCAAGCCATTACAAGAAGTGGCTGCCGAGGAAGCGCTTTATAAAACGGTATTCTCGCCAGGCTACGGACTCAACTACCGGGAAACCTTACCCGGCAAAAAAGCGATTTGA
- a CDS encoding LytR/AlgR family response regulator transcription factor translates to MSKIRSIIVDDEPLALSILRSKLGKLGNVDIIAECQNGREAVSKITELGPDLVFMDIQMPGLNGFDVIKKLQSDIIPLIIFTTAYEQYAIDAFEVHAVDYVLKPIDQERIELAVNRAQKRLKSDTEEQPRPTIKTNIMSALDEIKEFESGVAAAEDSASDATPQVSNKDKKIVIKERDEITLLKQETIAWVDAAGDYCCLHAEGDTHIKRTTLKNLLDDLDPMRFKRVHRSTIVNLDFIEKVIPHTKGEFFLELGDMDRIKVSRNYRDVIKAFLAE, encoded by the coding sequence ATGAGCAAAATAAGAAGTATAATTGTAGATGACGAACCCTTAGCGTTGAGTATTTTACGCTCCAAACTAGGGAAGTTGGGCAACGTAGATATTATCGCTGAGTGTCAAAATGGCAGAGAAGCCGTCAGTAAAATAACGGAGCTCGGTCCTGATCTGGTGTTTATGGATATTCAGATGCCTGGACTCAATGGCTTTGATGTCATTAAAAAATTGCAGTCGGATATCATTCCATTGATCATATTCACCACCGCTTATGAGCAGTATGCGATTGATGCATTTGAAGTACATGCGGTTGATTATGTGCTGAAACCGATTGACCAGGAAAGAATTGAGTTGGCGGTTAACAGAGCACAAAAGAGATTAAAGAGTGATACCGAGGAGCAACCTCGACCCACCATCAAAACCAACATCATGAGTGCCCTGGATGAGATTAAAGAATTTGAATCGGGTGTTGCTGCGGCCGAAGACTCCGCATCAGATGCTACTCCTCAGGTAAGCAATAAAGATAAAAAAATTGTGATCAAAGAAAGAGATGAGATCACATTATTGAAGCAAGAGACGATTGCCTGGGTAGACGCCGCGGGTGATTATTGTTGCTTACATGCAGAGGGAGATACGCATATCAAGCGCACCACACTGAAAAACCTACTGGATGATCTTGATCCTATGCGTTTCAAACGGGTGCATCGCTCCACCATCGTCAACCTGGATTTTATAGAGAAAGTTATCCCGCACACCAAAGGGGAGTTTTTTCTGGAGCTGGGTGATATGGACCGCATTAAAGTGAGTCGTAATTATCGCGATGTGATCAAAGCCTTTTTGGCTGAATAA
- a CDS encoding sensor histidine kinase, giving the protein MKYLERVKHRMAQDTRYLFWLWQIGFWILVSLVSFFSLTVWYEQFEWHYTLHTIAQAVFGFLLTQVLYVAFKAIWQKRIFIRLLLGFFLVLVAALVWTAGRIQAFLWLTDEINIWADFGGWYFGSVFIFLCWAGMFHGIRYYKLLEAEHKVMLDAEAEARDAQLQRINAQAIARDAQLKMLRYQLNPHFLCNTLNAINALVEAEMTEQAQQMTVKLSKFLRYSLDNNPDTKIALEHELRAINLYLDIEKTRFGDRLSLAFDIEDDALHALVPSLLVQPIIENSMKHAIAKSESGGLIGFKAGIYEDSLKLELYDTGSGTKIAKTKMQSVTGRGVGLRNTGERLKTLYGGLYSFNVSIDPSGGLRTTIVIPFEKAA; this is encoded by the coding sequence GTGAAGTATCTTGAGCGCGTTAAACACAGGATGGCGCAAGACACCCGTTATTTGTTTTGGCTTTGGCAGATTGGTTTCTGGATTTTAGTAAGCTTGGTGAGTTTTTTTTCGCTTACTGTCTGGTATGAGCAATTTGAATGGCACTACACGTTGCACACAATCGCGCAGGCGGTTTTCGGTTTTCTGTTGACCCAGGTTCTCTATGTTGCGTTTAAAGCGATATGGCAAAAAAGGATTTTCATTCGCTTGTTACTGGGCTTTTTTCTGGTTTTGGTTGCTGCACTGGTGTGGACAGCAGGTCGTATACAAGCCTTCCTGTGGCTAACCGATGAAATCAATATATGGGCTGATTTCGGCGGTTGGTATTTTGGCAGTGTCTTTATCTTTTTGTGTTGGGCGGGTATGTTTCACGGTATTCGTTACTACAAGCTCCTTGAAGCTGAGCACAAGGTTATGCTGGACGCAGAAGCTGAAGCTCGTGATGCCCAATTGCAACGCATTAATGCTCAGGCCATCGCTCGCGACGCACAGCTAAAAATGTTGCGTTATCAACTCAACCCGCATTTTTTGTGCAATACCTTAAATGCTATCAATGCATTAGTGGAAGCAGAAATGACGGAACAAGCGCAACAAATGACAGTGAAATTGAGTAAGTTCTTGCGCTACTCTTTAGATAATAATCCCGATACTAAGATTGCCCTGGAGCACGAACTGAGGGCCATCAACTTGTATCTGGATATTGAAAAAACTCGTTTTGGCGACAGGCTTTCTTTGGCGTTTGATATTGAAGATGATGCACTGCATGCTTTGGTGCCTAGTTTACTTGTGCAACCCATCATTGAGAACTCCATGAAACACGCAATTGCAAAGAGTGAGTCGGGAGGATTGATCGGTTTCAAGGCGGGGATTTATGAGGACTCTCTCAAATTAGAATTATATGATACGGGCAGTGGTACCAAGATCGCAAAAACAAAAATGCAGAGTGTAACCGGGAGAGGTGTCGGACTTCGCAATACCGGAGAACGATTAAAAACACTCTATGGTGGATTGTACAGCTTCAATGTTAGTATTGACCCATCCGGTGGACTTCGAACTACCATTGTAATTCCTTTTGAAAAGGCTGCCTGA
- a CDS encoding sugar porter family MFS transporter — MTNKAYTVQTAQIALIVALGGFLMGFDASVISGVVKFIEAEFALTKIQLGWAVASLTLTATLGMMVSGPLSDKFGRKPVLKGAALLFFVSALGSAFAPDYTTLVIARMVGGLGVGAALIIAPMYIAEVSPAHLRGRLVSMNQLNIVIGISVAFFSNYLILKLGSSESSWVATLGLEKWQWRWMLGIEALPALLYFIFLFRVPESPRWLVAQGRQSEAKQTLSRINSDEDAERELLQIEEHLKKDEKESNVSLVEKLKNLLHPRLRFVLFIGLSVSVIQQLTGINAVFFYAPMIFEQSGIGTDASFLQAIAVGLTNLVFTFVAIYLIDKVGRKLLLVVGLAGIAISMFSLSHGFGSATYQITPETYQTLPNEIKIPEIQALQGEVFDNDLAFKSKLRETLGEARFIQYESALLTAAITMNKNQILFSIIGFVACFAFSLGPIMWVLFSELFPNYIRGVAISFVGLVNSGVSFGVQLIFPWELANLGNAMTFLLYGMVAVIGLGIIIKWLPETKGLSLEELEDHLVNNR, encoded by the coding sequence ATGACAAATAAAGCTTACACAGTACAAACCGCGCAAATCGCACTTATCGTTGCATTGGGCGGTTTTTTAATGGGATTTGATGCTTCGGTAATTTCCGGAGTAGTAAAATTTATCGAGGCCGAGTTTGCGCTGACCAAAATACAGTTGGGTTGGGCCGTTGCGTCACTCACGCTCACCGCGACGCTGGGTATGATGGTCTCGGGTCCGTTGAGTGACAAATTTGGCCGCAAGCCCGTTTTAAAAGGCGCGGCACTATTGTTCTTTGTATCTGCGTTAGGCTCAGCTTTTGCACCTGATTACACTACGCTAGTGATAGCGCGTATGGTGGGTGGCCTTGGTGTCGGCGCAGCCCTCATCATTGCTCCGATGTATATTGCCGAAGTCTCCCCTGCCCACCTTCGAGGTCGCCTGGTTTCAATGAATCAACTGAATATCGTAATAGGTATCTCAGTGGCATTTTTCAGTAATTATTTAATTCTCAAATTAGGTAGTTCAGAGTCAAGTTGGGTTGCCACACTGGGTCTGGAAAAATGGCAGTGGCGCTGGATGTTAGGTATCGAAGCACTGCCAGCATTGCTGTATTTCATTTTCCTGTTTAGGGTACCGGAAAGCCCGAGATGGTTAGTAGCACAAGGCCGCCAGAGTGAAGCTAAACAAACACTAAGCCGCATTAACAGTGATGAAGACGCAGAGAGAGAGTTATTGCAAATTGAAGAGCACCTTAAAAAGGACGAAAAGGAAAGCAATGTCTCACTCGTTGAAAAACTTAAAAACTTATTGCATCCACGCTTGCGCTTTGTACTTTTCATTGGTCTGAGCGTTTCTGTCATTCAACAATTAACCGGTATCAATGCCGTTTTCTTTTATGCCCCAATGATTTTTGAGCAATCCGGTATTGGCACCGATGCATCGTTTTTGCAAGCAATCGCGGTGGGATTAACCAACCTTGTTTTCACCTTTGTGGCTATTTATCTCATTGATAAAGTCGGCCGTAAGCTTCTGCTTGTTGTGGGCTTGGCCGGCATTGCTATCTCTATGTTTAGCCTGTCTCACGGTTTTGGTTCCGCGACCTACCAAATTACGCCCGAAACATATCAGACGTTACCCAACGAAATTAAAATACCAGAGATTCAAGCCCTTCAAGGTGAGGTCTTTGACAACGATTTGGCATTCAAATCGAAACTGCGGGAAACCCTGGGCGAAGCTCGTTTCATTCAATACGAATCCGCTCTGTTAACCGCGGCCATTACCATGAATAAAAACCAGATTTTGTTTAGCATTATCGGCTTTGTGGCCTGCTTCGCGTTTTCGCTGGGGCCAATTATGTGGGTATTGTTTTCAGAGTTATTCCCCAATTATATTCGTGGTGTGGCCATTTCCTTCGTAGGACTGGTGAATTCTGGAGTGAGCTTTGGTGTTCAGCTTATCTTCCCTTGGGAGTTGGCAAACCTTGGCAATGCAATGACCTTCTTACTCTATGGTATGGTTGCAGTTATTGGGTTGGGTATCATTATTAAGTGGTTACCAGAAACCAAAGGCTTGTCACTGGAAGAGCTGGAAGATCACCTTGTAAATAACCGCTGA
- a CDS encoding glycosyl hydrolase family 17 protein: MFPRGFLPAGAGNAICYSGYREGQDPRTGVFPDYEQIKQDLLILQGNWSLLRLYDCSQHAHTVLEVIATEELDFKVMLGADLGAEVSNPNCPWGAEYSDAVLQQNRDNNNKNINDMIALANSYPNLVIAVSIGNEASVDWTDHLVPVEQLVAYAKRVKSAVEQPVTFCENYVPWQEKLQPLTPHLDFISVHTYPVWEYQSIDNALNYTKENLLSVRDTNPGVPIVITEAGWTTMSNGRGMEPHNASESLQARYVPELLDWCKEEGITCFVFEAFDEPWKGSEDPAEPEKHWGLYRVDRTPKPVVAALQK, translated from the coding sequence ATGTTTCCAAGAGGATTTTTGCCTGCAGGTGCAGGCAACGCAATATGTTATTCAGGTTATAGAGAAGGGCAGGACCCAAGGACTGGTGTTTTTCCTGACTACGAACAGATTAAACAGGATCTGTTGATACTACAGGGTAATTGGTCACTGTTGCGACTATACGATTGTAGTCAGCATGCACATACCGTCTTAGAGGTGATCGCCACCGAAGAGCTGGATTTTAAAGTGATGCTGGGAGCCGATCTTGGGGCTGAGGTGAGCAATCCAAATTGTCCTTGGGGAGCCGAGTACTCGGATGCTGTTTTGCAGCAAAATCGCGACAATAATAATAAAAACATCAATGATATGATTGCTCTGGCTAATTCTTACCCGAACCTGGTGATCGCGGTGTCTATTGGTAACGAAGCAAGCGTCGACTGGACTGATCACCTGGTTCCGGTTGAGCAACTGGTGGCCTATGCAAAGCGTGTAAAAAGCGCTGTGGAACAACCAGTTACCTTTTGTGAAAATTACGTGCCATGGCAAGAAAAGCTGCAGCCCTTAACACCCCATCTGGATTTTATTTCAGTACACACTTATCCAGTTTGGGAGTACCAGTCTATTGATAATGCGCTGAATTACACCAAAGAAAATTTGTTATCGGTACGTGACACTAACCCCGGGGTACCGATTGTGATCACAGAAGCGGGCTGGACAACTATGTCCAATGGCCGTGGGATGGAGCCTCACAATGCCAGCGAATCACTTCAGGCGCGCTATGTGCCAGAGTTATTGGACTGGTGTAAAGAAGAGGGCATTACTTGTTTTGTGTTTGAAGCATTTGATGAACCCTGGAAGGGCTCAGAAGACCCCGCTGAGCCTGAGAAACATTGGGGCCTGTACCGTGTAGACAGGACGCCAAAGCCCGTTGTGGCGGCATTGCAAAAATAA